The proteins below are encoded in one region of Aequorivita iocasae:
- a CDS encoding alanine dehydrogenase: MSKPKSPFTRAQLLPQEETLEVSKQKGELFIGIPKEAYFQEKRICLTPDAVNAIVNNGHRVLIENGAGNEAGFSDKDYSEAGAQLTNDTKKVFGCPMVLKVEPPTLEELDLMKPKTVLISALQLKTRQKSYFDALAKKKITALAFEFIKDEDHSYPAVKALSEIAGTASVLIAAELMVNAKKGNGLLFGNISGVPPIEVVVIGAGTVGEFAVRSALGLGANVKVFDSSITKLRSIQTNVGRILYTSTIQPKNLMKALLRCDVAIGAVRGQNRAPIIVTEEMVRNMKKGAVVIDVCVDMGGCFETTEMTSHDNPTYIKHEVIHYGVPNIPARYPKTASISISNIFTPYILEIAESGGLENAIRFDNGLKNGLYFYRGILTNKACADWFNMSYSDINLLIF, encoded by the coding sequence ATGTCAAAGCCAAAATCACCCTTCACAAGAGCACAATTGCTTCCCCAAGAAGAAACCCTTGAAGTTTCCAAACAAAAAGGCGAGCTCTTTATTGGCATACCAAAGGAAGCTTATTTTCAAGAAAAACGTATTTGCCTAACTCCAGACGCTGTCAACGCCATAGTCAACAACGGACACCGTGTCCTCATTGAAAATGGAGCAGGCAATGAAGCCGGATTTTCAGACAAAGACTATTCGGAAGCCGGAGCACAGCTTACCAACGACACAAAAAAAGTGTTCGGGTGCCCCATGGTTCTCAAAGTAGAGCCCCCTACCCTTGAAGAATTGGATTTAATGAAGCCCAAAACAGTATTAATTTCTGCCCTGCAATTAAAGACGAGACAGAAATCTTACTTTGACGCCCTTGCAAAAAAGAAAATAACTGCCTTAGCGTTTGAATTTATAAAAGATGAGGACCACAGCTATCCCGCCGTTAAAGCATTGAGTGAAATTGCAGGTACCGCATCAGTTCTTATTGCAGCGGAACTTATGGTAAACGCAAAAAAAGGAAATGGGCTTCTTTTCGGCAATATTAGCGGGGTCCCTCCTATTGAAGTCGTAGTTATTGGAGCGGGGACCGTAGGTGAATTTGCTGTACGATCGGCGTTGGGATTGGGTGCAAATGTTAAGGTTTTTGATAGTTCCATCACAAAACTTAGATCAATTCAGACCAATGTAGGTCGGATTTTATATACTTCAACTATACAGCCAAAAAATTTAATGAAAGCACTTTTGCGATGTGACGTGGCAATTGGTGCAGTTCGTGGTCAAAATCGTGCGCCCATTATTGTTACGGAGGAAATGGTGCGCAATATGAAAAAAGGCGCTGTGGTGATAGATGTTTGCGTAGATATGGGCGGCTGTTTTGAAACTACTGAAATGACAAGCCACGACAACCCCACCTACATTAAGCACGAAGTAATACACTATGGGGTCCCGAATATTCCTGCACGTTATCCAAAAACGGCTTCTATTTCCATAAGTAATATATTTACCCCCTATATTCTAGAAATTGCAGAAAGCGGTGGATTGGAAAATGCCATCCGCTTTGACAATGGTTTAAAAAATGGTTTGTACTTTTACCGCGGAATATTGACAAATAAAGCTTGTGCAGATTGGTTCAATATGTCTTATAGCGATATCAATCTGTTAATTTTCTAA
- a CDS encoding bifunctional UDP-3-O-[3-hydroxymyristoyl] N-acetylglucosamine deacetylase/3-hydroxyacyl-ACP dehydratase, whose translation MSECLVKQRTIAKEISLTGVGLHTGKEVTITFKPAPENHGYTFVRIDLEGHPVIEADANYVVNTQRGTNLEKQGVKIQTSEHVLAALVGLEIDNCTMELNASEPPIMDGSSKFFVEALEKAGIVEQNKAREEYVVKEVISYLDEETGSEIIVMPADEYQVTTMVDFGTKVLGTQNASLKHISDFKDEIANARTFSFLHEIEMLLEHGLIKGGDLNNAIVYVDKELSPATMEKLRVAFGKDSISVKPNGILDNLTLHYPNEAARHKLLDVVGDLALVGTRIRGKVIANKPGHFVNTQFAKKLSKIIKLEARNNIPKFDINQPPVKDVNQIMAMLPHRPPFLLVDKIMEMTETSVVGLKNVTMNEPFFVGHFPGAPVMPGVLIVEAMAQTGGILALSTVPDPENYLTYFMKINNVKFKQQVNPGDTLIFKLELMSPIRRGIVHMSGNAYANDKLVTEAELMAQMVKTKNL comes from the coding sequence ATGAGTGAATGTTTGGTAAAACAGCGAACCATAGCTAAAGAAATTTCCCTTACGGGAGTAGGTTTGCATACGGGCAAAGAAGTTACAATTACCTTCAAGCCCGCCCCCGAGAATCATGGATACACTTTCGTAAGAATTGATTTAGAGGGACACCCAGTAATTGAAGCAGATGCCAATTATGTTGTAAACACGCAGCGCGGTACAAATTTGGAAAAGCAGGGCGTTAAAATTCAAACTTCAGAGCATGTGCTTGCTGCCTTGGTTGGGCTGGAAATTGATAACTGTACCATGGAGCTTAATGCTTCGGAACCTCCAATTATGGACGGTTCCTCAAAGTTTTTTGTGGAGGCCCTTGAAAAAGCTGGAATTGTAGAGCAAAATAAAGCGCGGGAAGAATATGTGGTAAAAGAAGTTATTTCATACCTCGACGAAGAGACCGGAAGCGAGATAATAGTAATGCCCGCGGATGAATACCAGGTAACAACCATGGTAGATTTTGGTACTAAGGTATTGGGAACCCAAAACGCATCTCTAAAGCATATTTCAGATTTTAAGGATGAAATTGCAAATGCGCGAACTTTCAGCTTTCTTCATGAAATTGAAATGCTTCTTGAGCACGGCTTAATAAAAGGTGGGGATTTAAACAATGCGATTGTTTATGTTGACAAAGAACTTTCACCAGCTACGATGGAAAAACTTCGTGTCGCTTTTGGAAAAGATTCCATTTCGGTAAAACCTAACGGAATTCTAGATAATTTAACACTTCACTATCCAAACGAAGCCGCAAGGCATAAACTTTTGGATGTAGTGGGAGATTTGGCTTTGGTAGGTACGCGCATCCGAGGAAAAGTAATTGCAAACAAGCCAGGCCACTTTGTAAACACACAATTTGCCAAAAAACTTTCAAAAATCATAAAACTGGAAGCTCGAAATAACATTCCTAAATTCGACATCAATCAACCGCCTGTAAAAGATGTAAATCAGATTATGGCCATGCTTCCGCATAGACCTCCATTTTTGCTGGTTGATAAAATTATGGAAATGACAGAAACCAGCGTTGTTGGTTTAAAGAATGTAACAATGAATGAACCCTTCTTTGTAGGTCACTTTCCTGGAGCACCTGTAATGCCGGGGGTTTTGATTGTAGAAGCTATGGCACAGACTGGAGGCATTCTTGCACTTAGCACGGTTCCAGATCCCGAAAATTATCTTACATATTTTATGAAAATAAACAATGTAAAATTTAAGCAACAGGTAAATCCGGGAGATACCCTTATATTTAAACTTGAATTAATGTCACCCATTCGCCGGGGAATAGTACATATGAGCGGTAACGCATATGCGAATGATAAACTGGTGACCGAGGCCGAATTGATGGCTCAAATGGTAAAAACAAAAAACTTATAA
- the lpxA gene encoding acyl-ACP--UDP-N-acetylglucosamine O-acyltransferase encodes MNQPLAYVHPGAKIAKNVVIEPFTTIHNNVVIGEGTWIGSNVTIMEGARIGKNCNIFPGAVISAIPQDLKFKDEDTTVEIGDGTTIREYVTINRGTIDRGKTVVGKNCWIMAYCHIAHDCIVGDNCIFSNNSTLAGHITVGDHVVLAGMTAVHQFCMIGNHAFVTGGSLVRKDVPPFVKAAREPLSYVGINSIGLRRRGFTSQKITEIQNIYRLLYQKNYNTTQATEIIEAEMEATPERDEILQFIKNSKRGIMKGYFNSN; translated from the coding sequence ATGAACCAACCACTTGCATACGTCCATCCGGGCGCCAAAATAGCCAAAAATGTTGTGATTGAGCCTTTCACGACCATTCATAACAATGTTGTAATTGGAGAAGGAACTTGGATAGGCAGTAATGTGACTATTATGGAAGGTGCGCGCATCGGTAAAAATTGCAATATTTTTCCGGGAGCCGTAATCTCTGCCATTCCACAGGACTTAAAGTTTAAGGATGAAGACACAACGGTTGAGATAGGTGACGGAACTACAATTCGTGAATACGTAACTATAAACCGCGGTACTATTGATCGCGGTAAAACAGTAGTGGGTAAAAACTGCTGGATTATGGCGTATTGCCATATTGCGCATGATTGTATAGTGGGGGATAACTGTATTTTCAGCAACAACAGTACGCTTGCTGGGCATATAACTGTTGGAGACCATGTGGTTTTGGCAGGAATGACAGCCGTGCACCAATTTTGTATGATTGGCAATCATGCTTTTGTAACTGGGGGATCTTTGGTTAGAAAAGATGTGCCACCCTTTGTGAAAGCAGCGCGTGAACCGCTGAGTTATGTTGGCATCAATTCTATTGGGTTAAGAAGAAGAGGCTTCACTTCACAAAAAATTACCGAAATCCAAAATATTTACAGACTTCTGTATCAAAAAAACTACAATACCACCCAGGCCACCGAAATCATCGAAGCCGAAATGGAGGCTACACCAGAACGCGATGAGATTCTTCAGTTTATAAAAAATTCCAAAAGAGGAATTATGAAGGGCTATTTCAATTCAAACTAA
- the porX gene encoding T9SS response regulator signal transducer PorX, with protein sequence MSDIKVLWVDDEIDLLKPHILFLENKNYKVTTAQSGTEALEEIKKENFDIVFLDENMPGLTGLETLSEIKEQQASIPVVMITKSEEEYIMEEAIGSKIADYLIKPVNPNQILLSLKKNLDHSRLVSEKTTSNYQQEFRKIAMDLSMVNSFEEWKDLYTKLVYWELELENIEDSGMFEILESQKTEANSQFCKFIDKNYPKWFEDPSEAPTMSHTLFKDKIQPQLKQGVPTLLVVVDNLRVDQWKAFEPTVANIYKKTSEELFCSILPTATQYARNAIFSGLMPSEMEKLHPDLWLNDTDEGGKNMKEEEFLTAQLKRLGLNLNWSYHKISSLKQGKKLVENFKSHKDEDLTVVVYNFVDMLSHSKTEMEVIKELASNDKSYRSLTQSWFRNSPLLEIIQQAARLGFKLIITTDHGTINVKNPSKVIGDKNTSLNLRYKTGKSLTYEDKEVLAAKDPKTIYLPTINMSSSFIFAKGDYFFAYPNNYNHYVSYYRNTYQHGGVSLEEMIIPFSVFTPK encoded by the coding sequence ATGAGCGACATAAAAGTACTATGGGTAGATGACGAGATAGATTTGCTAAAACCACACATTCTATTCCTTGAAAACAAAAATTACAAGGTAACGACGGCACAGAGCGGTACGGAAGCACTTGAAGAAATAAAAAAAGAAAATTTTGACATTGTTTTTTTGGATGAAAATATGCCGGGCCTCACAGGGCTTGAAACACTTTCGGAAATCAAGGAGCAGCAAGCCTCCATTCCTGTGGTAATGATTACCAAAAGCGAAGAAGAATATATAATGGAAGAAGCCATCGGTTCCAAAATTGCCGACTATCTTATAAAGCCCGTAAACCCGAACCAGATTCTTTTGAGCTTAAAGAAAAATCTGGACCACAGTAGGCTTGTTTCTGAAAAGACTACCTCAAATTACCAACAGGAATTCCGGAAAATTGCCATGGACCTTTCTATGGTGAATAGTTTTGAGGAATGGAAAGACCTTTACACAAAATTGGTTTATTGGGAACTGGAGTTGGAAAACATTGAGGATTCAGGAATGTTTGAAATTTTGGAATCCCAAAAAACAGAGGCCAACAGTCAATTCTGTAAGTTTATCGATAAAAATTATCCGAAATGGTTTGAGGACCCGAGCGAGGCGCCTACCATGTCGCACACGCTATTCAAAGACAAAATTCAGCCTCAACTGAAGCAGGGTGTTCCTACTTTACTTGTAGTTGTAGATAATTTAAGGGTAGACCAATGGAAGGCCTTTGAGCCCACGGTTGCAAATATTTATAAAAAGACTTCCGAAGAACTTTTTTGCAGCATCCTTCCCACTGCTACTCAATACGCTCGAAATGCCATTTTTTCTGGCCTTATGCCAAGCGAAATGGAGAAATTGCATCCAGATTTATGGTTAAACGACACGGATGAAGGCGGAAAAAACATGAAAGAGGAAGAGTTTTTAACCGCACAATTGAAACGCTTGGGCCTAAATTTAAACTGGAGCTATCATAAAATCTCAAGTTTGAAGCAAGGTAAAAAACTAGTGGAAAACTTTAAAAGCCATAAGGATGAAGACTTAACTGTGGTTGTCTATAATTTTGTTGATATGCTTTCACATTCCAAAACCGAAATGGAGGTTATTAAGGAATTGGCCTCAAATGACAAATCATACCGTTCGCTTACACAAAGTTGGTTTAGAAATTCCCCGCTACTAGAAATTATACAACAGGCCGCACGTCTCGGCTTCAAACTGATAATTACTACAGACCACGGAACAATCAATGTAAAAAACCCTTCAAAAGTGATTGGTGATAAAAATACAAGTCTTAATCTACGGTATAAAACCGGCAAAAGCTTAACATATGAAGATAAAGAGGTTTTGGCGGCAAAAGATCCGAAGACAATTTATTTGCCCACTATAAATATGAGCAGTTCTTTCATTTTTGCAAAAGGCGACTATTTCTTTGCCTACCCCAATAATTATAACCACTATGTAAGTTACTATAGAAACACCTATCAGCACGGTGGCGTGTCGCTGGAAGAGATGATTATTCCATTTTCGGTTTTTACCCCTAAGTAA
- a CDS encoding UDP-3-O-(3-hydroxymyristoyl)glucosamine N-acyltransferase produces the protein MKFPTPQTLENIAIIISSDYVGEPTFPVFGMNEIHVVQPGDIVFVDHPKYYDKALQSQATVILINKKVDCPAGKALLVSDDPFRDFNKLTRYFKPFRSSTSAISESAEIGEGTIIQPNVFVGNNVKIGSNCLIHSNVCIYDNTVIGNNVTIHAGTVLGSDAFYYKNRPEKFDKLLSGGNVVIEDNVDLGALCTIDKGVTASTTIGEGSKLDNQVHVGHDTIIGKRCLIASQVGIAGCVLIEDFVTIWGQVGITSGITIGEKAVISAQSGVSKSLPGNKAYFGTPADEFRKKYKELASIRLIPDIIEKLDKLP, from the coding sequence TTGAAATTCCCAACTCCCCAAACCCTCGAAAATATCGCAATCATAATTAGTTCAGATTATGTGGGTGAACCAACTTTTCCGGTGTTTGGGATGAATGAAATACATGTTGTTCAGCCAGGAGATATTGTTTTTGTGGATCATCCCAAATATTATGATAAAGCATTGCAGTCGCAGGCTACGGTAATTCTCATCAATAAAAAAGTAGATTGCCCCGCGGGGAAAGCTTTATTGGTTTCTGATGACCCATTTCGTGATTTCAATAAACTTACACGATATTTTAAACCTTTCCGAAGTTCCACTAGTGCAATTTCAGAATCTGCAGAAATAGGAGAGGGCACAATCATACAGCCAAATGTATTTGTGGGCAATAATGTAAAAATTGGAAGTAACTGCCTAATCCATTCCAACGTATGTATTTACGACAACACGGTTATCGGCAATAATGTTACTATTCATGCAGGTACGGTTTTAGGCAGCGATGCATTTTATTATAAAAACCGCCCAGAAAAATTTGATAAGCTATTAAGCGGAGGTAATGTGGTGATTGAAGATAATGTAGATCTTGGCGCATTGTGTACTATTGATAAAGGCGTAACAGCTTCCACCACCATTGGTGAAGGGTCTAAATTGGACAATCAAGTTCATGTGGGGCACGACACAATAATAGGCAAACGTTGTTTGATAGCCTCTCAGGTTGGAATTGCGGGATGTGTTTTAATAGAAGATTTTGTGACTATTTGGGGGCAAGTGGGAATTACTAGCGGAATTACCATTGGTGAGAAAGCGGTTATATCTGCCCAAAGCGGGGTAAGCAAATCGTTGCCCGGTAACAAGGCATATTTTGGTACCCCGGCAGATGAGTTTAGAAAAAAGTATAAGGAATTGGCGTCAATTAGGCTTATTCCAGACATTATAGAAAAATTGGACAAATTACCATGA
- the tsaE gene encoding tRNA (adenosine(37)-N6)-threonylcarbamoyltransferase complex ATPase subunit type 1 TsaE, whose protein sequence is MEFTYIQNDIGEIAEQLLKNSASNVFLFYGDMGVGKTTLIKELVKQLGVIETSSSPSFSIVNEYETPKGAIYHFDFYRIKDIAEAFDIGLEDYLYSGAYIFIEWPEKIDRLLPEDANKINIKINNNGSRTLKFLPVK, encoded by the coding sequence ATGGAATTTACATATATCCAAAATGATATTGGCGAAATAGCTGAACAACTTTTAAAAAATTCAGCCTCAAATGTATTTCTTTTTTATGGCGATATGGGTGTGGGCAAAACAACTTTAATAAAAGAGCTTGTTAAACAACTGGGAGTTATTGAAACCTCAAGCAGTCCCTCCTTTTCAATAGTTAACGAATATGAAACCCCCAAGGGCGCTATTTACCACTTTGATTTTTACAGGATAAAAGATATTGCTGAAGCTTTTGATATTGGCCTAGAGGATTATTTATATAGCGGAGCCTATATTTTTATTGAATGGCCCGAAAAAATTGATCGCCTTTTGCCTGAAGATGCTAATAAAATTAATATCAAAATTAATAATAACGGAAGTAGAACTTTAAAATTTTTGCCGGTGAAATAA
- a CDS encoding HD domain-containing protein, whose amino-acid sequence MKTLTKHKIINDPIYGFITMPSKLVFDLIEHKYFQRLRRISQMGFSYIVYPGAHHTRFHHALGAMFLMQKAVQVLQSKGVAISIKEEEALYIAILLHDIGHGPFSHAMENSIVENISHEQISLLFMENLNQKFNKQLTLAIKIFKDEHPRKFLHQLVSGQLDMDRLDYLKRDSFYTGVPEGTVNAQRLVTMLNVKDDKLVVEEKGIYSVENFLVARRLMYWQVYLHKTGIVAEQLLVRVLKRAKQLTAQGVNLPASDNLTFFLKNTINLNVFSDEVLEKFSSLDDYDIISGMKMWAGNDDFVLGNLSRMLLNRDLLKVKVKSEPFTTAKVKEKRSKLEKKYHISEDEASFFVFTGKLENQAYSMEKDTINLLKKSGKVIDVAKASDQLNLEALSKSVVKYYLCYPKNNTISHRG is encoded by the coding sequence TTGAAAACCCTCACAAAACATAAAATTATAAACGACCCCATCTATGGTTTTATTACCATGCCCAGCAAATTGGTTTTTGATTTGATAGAGCATAAATATTTTCAAAGGTTGCGAAGAATTTCACAAATGGGTTTTTCATACATAGTATATCCGGGTGCGCACCACACACGCTTTCACCATGCACTGGGAGCAATGTTCTTGATGCAAAAGGCGGTTCAAGTACTTCAATCCAAAGGGGTTGCGATTTCAATTAAGGAAGAGGAAGCACTTTATATTGCCATATTGCTTCACGATATTGGCCACGGGCCATTCTCCCATGCAATGGAAAATAGTATTGTGGAAAACATTAGTCACGAGCAAATCTCACTGCTTTTCATGGAGAACTTAAACCAGAAGTTTAACAAGCAATTAACGCTTGCCATTAAAATATTCAAGGACGAGCACCCGCGCAAATTTTTGCACCAGTTAGTTTCTGGGCAGTTGGATATGGACCGATTGGATTACCTAAAGCGCGACAGTTTTTACACAGGGGTCCCAGAAGGTACTGTTAATGCACAGCGATTGGTGACAATGCTCAATGTAAAAGACGATAAATTGGTAGTAGAGGAGAAGGGAATTTATTCCGTTGAAAATTTCCTCGTAGCGCGAAGGTTAATGTATTGGCAGGTATATCTTCACAAAACGGGCATTGTGGCCGAGCAGCTTTTGGTTCGGGTCCTTAAACGTGCCAAACAACTTACCGCCCAAGGAGTCAATCTTCCTGCGAGCGATAACCTTACATTTTTTCTGAAAAATACCATAAACTTAAATGTCTTTTCGGATGAAGTTCTTGAAAAATTTTCAAGTTTAGACGACTACGATATTATCTCGGGAATGAAAATGTGGGCGGGCAACGATGATTTTGTTTTGGGCAATCTCTCAAGAATGCTTCTTAACCGCGATTTGTTAAAGGTGAAAGTGAAATCTGAGCCCTTTACCACCGCGAAGGTTAAGGAGAAAAGAAGCAAGCTTGAGAAAAAATATCACATTTCAGAAGACGAAGCATCATTTTTCGTCTTTACGGGAAAGCTGGAAAACCAAGCCTACAGCATGGAAAAGGACACCATAAATCTCTTGAAGAAAAGCGGTAAAGTTATTGACGTGGCAAAGGCAAGCGATCAGTTGAATTTAGAGGCGCTGTCAAAATCTGTAGTGAAATACTATTTGTGCTATCCAAAAAACAATACAATCAGCCATCGGGGCTAA
- a CDS encoding proline dehydrogenase family protein, whose amino-acid sequence MIANSLFDNTETAFRLKSDSELERAYFLFKMISKEPLVKIGTAVTKFALNVNLPVEGLIRSTVFDHFCGGVSETDCMSTVDKLSDVGVCSVLDYSVEGKEEDAQFDATANKVIELTQFAKNKKAMPFSVFKPTGFGRFKILQKVTEKQPLTEEEKLEWEKLEARYDRVAKVAHDCNISLLIDGEESWMQDAADDLCERMMEKYNKERPIVFNTLQCYRWDRLDYLKKLHGRAKNKGYKLGFKIVRGAYMEKENERAAEKGYKSPICESKMATDANFNEILKYILDNLNDIELFVGTHNELSTYLAMDLMEAKNISKSDNRIWFGQLFGMSDHITFNLGAEGYNVTKYIPFGPVKDVMPYLIRRAEENTSVAGQTSRELTLLKKEKIRRKL is encoded by the coding sequence ATGATCGCAAATTCCCTTTTCGATAATACTGAAACCGCATTTAGATTAAAGAGCGATTCTGAACTGGAAAGAGCATATTTTCTTTTTAAAATGATTTCAAAAGAACCGTTGGTAAAAATTGGCACGGCAGTTACAAAATTTGCACTCAATGTAAATCTTCCGGTTGAAGGCCTAATAAGATCTACGGTGTTTGACCATTTTTGTGGCGGGGTAAGTGAAACGGACTGTATGTCTACCGTGGATAAGCTGTCTGACGTGGGAGTCTGTTCGGTTTTGGATTATTCTGTGGAAGGAAAAGAGGAAGATGCACAATTTGATGCCACGGCAAACAAAGTTATAGAGCTCACGCAATTTGCAAAAAACAAAAAGGCGATGCCTTTTTCGGTTTTTAAACCCACAGGTTTTGGGCGTTTCAAGATTTTACAAAAAGTTACCGAAAAGCAGCCTTTGACCGAAGAGGAGAAACTTGAGTGGGAAAAATTGGAAGCGCGATATGACCGTGTAGCAAAAGTAGCGCACGATTGTAATATTAGTTTGTTGATTGATGGAGAGGAATCATGGATGCAGGATGCCGCAGATGATCTTTGTGAACGGATGATGGAAAAATATAACAAGGAACGCCCAATAGTTTTCAACACATTGCAATGTTATCGCTGGGACCGTTTGGATTATTTGAAAAAACTTCACGGTAGGGCCAAAAACAAAGGGTACAAACTTGGGTTCAAAATTGTCCGTGGCGCCTATATGGAAAAGGAAAATGAACGTGCTGCCGAGAAAGGCTATAAATCTCCAATTTGCGAGAGCAAAATGGCTACTGACGCTAATTTTAATGAAATTTTAAAGTATATCCTGGATAATTTGAATGATATTGAACTTTTCGTGGGTACCCATAACGAATTGAGCACTTATTTAGCAATGGATTTAATGGAGGCGAAAAATATTTCAAAAAGTGACAACCGCATTTGGTTTGGACAACTTTTTGGAATGAGTGACCACATTACTTTTAATTTGGGAGCAGAAGGGTATAACGTTACTAAATATATTCCTTTCGGACCGGTAAAAGACGTGATGCCTTATTTAATTCGTCGTGCGGAAGAAAACACTTCTGTGGCTGGGCAAACAAGTAGAGAGCTTACCCTTCTTAAAAAAGAAAAAATACGTAGAAAATTGTAA
- the lpxD gene encoding UDP-3-O-(3-hydroxymyristoyl)glucosamine N-acyltransferase, whose product MKFTAAQIAGILNGTVEGDEGVAVSKLAKIEEGKKGSLTFLANPKYTHYIYSTEASITIVNNDFVAENKIKTTLIRVENAYKAFSQLLEYYNQVKMNKTGIENPVFISESAKYGDNLYLGAFSYVGENVKIGDNVKIYPNVYIGDNVTIGDKTILFTGAKIYSETVIGKSCVINSGVVLGADGFGFTPNEKGEYNKVPQTGNVIIEDNVDVGPGTTIDRATLGSTVIKKGVKLDNQIQIAHNVTIGENTVIAAQTGIAGSTKIGKNCMIGGQVGIAGHITIGDNVKIQAQSGIGRNVKDNETLQGSPALNYGDFNKSYVYFKNLPKIMERFNVVEKKLDNE is encoded by the coding sequence ATGAAATTTACAGCAGCCCAAATAGCAGGAATCCTAAACGGTACCGTTGAAGGCGATGAAGGTGTTGCGGTTTCAAAGCTCGCAAAGATTGAAGAGGGTAAAAAAGGGAGTCTCACTTTTTTGGCCAACCCAAAATACACTCATTATATATATTCTACCGAGGCTTCAATTACTATTGTAAATAATGATTTTGTTGCAGAGAATAAAATCAAAACAACTTTAATACGCGTTGAGAATGCCTACAAAGCTTTTTCACAGCTATTGGAATATTATAATCAAGTAAAAATGAACAAGACAGGCATAGAAAATCCTGTCTTTATTTCTGAAAGTGCCAAGTACGGTGATAATTTGTATTTAGGCGCTTTTTCATATGTTGGTGAAAATGTAAAAATTGGTGATAATGTAAAGATTTATCCAAATGTTTATATAGGTGATAATGTAACCATAGGCGACAAAACTATCTTGTTCACTGGCGCTAAAATCTATTCCGAAACCGTAATTGGTAAATCCTGTGTAATAAACAGTGGTGTGGTGCTAGGAGCCGATGGATTTGGATTTACTCCCAATGAAAAAGGGGAATACAATAAAGTGCCCCAGACAGGCAACGTAATTATAGAGGACAATGTAGATGTGGGACCCGGTACAACCATAGATCGCGCAACTTTAGGATCTACGGTTATAAAAAAAGGGGTGAAGCTCGATAACCAAATTCAGATAGCCCACAATGTAACGATTGGTGAAAACACCGTTATTGCCGCACAAACAGGAATTGCAGGATCTACCAAAATTGGAAAAAACTGTATGATTGGAGGCCAAGTAGGTATTGCGGGCCATATCACTATTGGTGATAACGTAAAGATTCAGGCACAAAGCGGTATAGGCCGAAATGTTAAGGACAATGAGACCCTTCAAGGTTCGCCAGCTTTAAACTATGGCGATTTTAATAAAAGTTATGTATATTTTAAAAACCTTCCAAAAATAATGGAGAGGTTCAACGTAGTTGAAAAAAAACTTGACAATGAGTGA
- the efp gene encoding elongation factor P: MATSSDIRKGLCIRYNNDIYKIIEFLHVKPGKGPAFVRTKLKSVTTGKVIDNTFSAGHRIEDVRVETHKFQYLYNEGDMYHFMNTDDYSQIRLMKDILDTPELMKEGEIVTVLINTEDNAPLSVEMPAHVVLEVISTEPGVKGNTATNATKPAIVETGAEINVPLFINEGDKIRIDTEKGQYQERMKE; the protein is encoded by the coding sequence ATGGCAACATCATCAGATATTAGAAAAGGACTATGCATCCGCTATAACAATGACATATATAAAATAATTGAATTCCTTCACGTAAAACCAGGAAAAGGTCCTGCTTTTGTGCGTACAAAACTAAAAAGTGTTACCACGGGGAAAGTGATTGATAACACTTTTTCCGCAGGCCATAGAATAGAGGATGTGCGTGTAGAAACACATAAGTTTCAATACCTCTACAATGAAGGAGACATGTATCATTTTATGAATACGGACGATTATTCCCAAATTCGTTTGATGAAAGATATTTTGGACACCCCAGAATTAATGAAGGAAGGCGAAATAGTGACAGTGTTAATAAATACGGAAGACAATGCGCCCCTTTCTGTTGAAATGCCTGCCCATGTGGTGTTAGAGGTAATTTCGACCGAACCTGGCGTCAAAGGAAACACAGCCACAAACGCCACAAAACCTGCAATAGTTGAAACCGGAGCCGAAATTAACGTTCCGCTTTTCATAAATGAAGGTGATAAAATTAGAATTGACACTGAAAAAGGGCAGTACCAAGAACGAATGAAAGAGTAA